From Paenibacillus sp. FSL H8-0537:
CAATAACCACAGGGGGAAGAGTCATCGCGCTTAATCGTTCGACCAGCTCCAGGCCTCCCACCTCCGGCATTCTAATATCGGTCACGAGCAGATGAGCTTCATTTTGCTGCAACCAAGCTAAAGCCTCCACTCCGCTGGATGCCATTTCGATTCGATGTCGGCCGCAGGACCACGCTTCCAGCGTTTTGCGAATTCCCTGCCTTGTTCTAGGTTCATCATCTACGATTAAGATGGTCTTCATTTATTCCATTCCCTTCCAATTTATTAGGTATCTCAAACGTAACGGAAGTTCCGCAACCAGGCTCGCTCGCAATGTCCAGCCCGCTTCCAGCTGCATGATAATAAAGCCTCAATCTACGCTCCACATTGGACACGCCAACACCTGTCCCTTTGAAGCTGCTCGCATAACCTTCTTTCATGAATGCTTGGAGAGACTCCACTGCGGCTGCGTCCATGCCCGGTCCATCGTCCGTTATAATCACTCGCGTAAACCCTTCCCGGCTTGAAGGCTCGGCACGAAGAACAACAGTCCCCGGCCCGAGTCGCTGCTCAATTCCATGCAGGATAGCGTTCTCTACGAGCGGTTGAATTAATAGTTTGGGCACGGGTACAGTCCTGCACGCCTCTGCAGCCTCTATTCGCCACGACAGCCTGTCAACCATCCGCATCTCCATAATTCTTAAATAACGTTCTGCATGATCCATTTCATCACCTATCGTAACCCACTCATCATCCTCAGTTCGGTTGATCACATAACGGAACAAGCCTGACATGGCGACTACAATTTGTGCGAGGTCCTCTTCCCCTTTATCATCAAGCTCCCAATAAAACGCTTCCAATGTATTAAACAGAAAGTGAGGATTAATTTGGGCTTGCAGTGCTTTCAGTTCAGTTCTACTCTGTATAATTTCCTTCTGGTATACCACCTCAATTAGTTCATTCAAGGAATCGACCATTTGGTTATATGTATTGTTGAGCTCATTAATCTCCATGGTTGAGGCGGTATTCGGGTTCGCTTTCAACGTGCCCAATCTCGCACCGCGCATCGCTTTAATCAAGTTTAATATCGGCCGAGTAATCATCGTTGACAAAATAAAGCTCAAGACCAGAAACAACAAACCCCCGACCGCACCAGATACAAGAATAGCCGTCCGTAGAACTGAAATACCTGCCGTTGCATAATTTACAGGTGTCAATATGGCCAGCTTCCACCCCGTCTCCTTCGATTGCTGCTCAATCGCTATATACGATTCATCGCCCACCGTAATCGTTTCTCCGCCATGATTAAGAATATTTCCCTCACCTGCATCCATAGCTAAATCAGAAAAAATTTCTTGGCCCGCCCCATCAAATAGAGCCATATGCTCCCGCGTTTCATTCTCATTTTCCGTTACGGCAGCTGTGAGCTCAAAATAGCTTTTTTCAATATGAACGACTAAATAGCCAGCATGGATGAAAGAACGGTCCACTAAACGTATATGGCGAATAGCAATGACAACGTTTGCATCCTGTGGGTCAAAGCCAAGCCAAACCAAGCGTCCTTTTCCGCTATCTGCTTGTTCAATCCACTCCTTCGGCACCCGGCTTTCCAGACTAATATCATCTAGCGGAAACAGCCTTCTATAATCGCTGCTGTACATTTCAAGTGCCCGGATACCCGTGACATACGCTTCATATTTTCGGGCTTCCTGCTGCAGCGACTGACGCTCCTCAAAGCGGATCGGCTTGCCAGCGATTTCCCGCGTCAATAATCGCTGGATAGACGCATTCGTAGCCACCTGCGCGGTAAGCGTATCGATTTGTCCCAGAAGCACGTCAAGCTTCCCCATAGCTTGAACGGCAGTCTGTTGAATATGCTTCTCCGCGCTGTTTCGCAAGAGCACGGATACCTGGCCATACATAAAGTAGCCGACCGATGCCAGCACAATAACCATAACAAGCATAAACCCAATTAATATCTGGTTGCGCAGCGTATTCAACTGCCCTAGCTTCTTCAAGAGCTACATTCCTTTCTATTCTCTATTCCGTCCTATCGTTCGCCCATATATTCTACCTCGTTTTCCATTAATTTCATATAGCAGATGCCTAAGCAGCAAAGTCTTCTTTGTATTAAAAAAACCTCCTAAATTTCAGGAGGTTTTACGATTGCAATTATCGGAGCAGCTTGCGAATCAGCTTCTTGCCCCACTTGGACGTCGGATAGCGGAATGGCATGTCAAAGCGTGTTGTTTGCTTAAGCAAGCTTTTCTGGTGAGAGAAAGTGTAAAAGGTCTTCTCCCCATGATAGCTGCCCATGCCGCTGTCCCCTACTCCGCCAATAGGCAAATGCGGCGACGCCATATGCATTAATGTATCGTTAATGCAGCCGCCTCCAAAGGACAATCCCCTTGTAACCTGCTGCTGAACAGCTGTGCTTTCCGTAAACAAATACAACGCAAGCGGGTGCGAACGAGCGGCAACAGCCGACATGACCTCCTCAATCGAATCAAACTCAAGGAGCGGAAGCAGCGGGCCAAAAATCTCCTCTTGCATAACTGGCGCCTGCCAGTCCAAGCCCTCCAGCACCGTTGGCGTAATGACCCGGCGCCCAGCATCCTTCTCCCCGCCAATGATAATGCGTCCGTCATTCATAAAGTCGGCAAGCCTTGCAAAGTGCCGATCGCTAATAATATGCGTGTAGCTGTCATTATGGAGCGGCTCGCTGCCGTACAACTCTTCAATCGCAGCCTTCAGCAGCTTGACGAAGCGCTCCTTCACCTCACGGTGAACGTATAAATAATCCGGTGCAACGCAGGTTTGTCCAGCGTTTGTAAACTTGCCAAATGCAATTCGCTTCGCTGCGAGTGCCAGATTCGCATCCTTATGCACGATACAGGGACTCTTGCCCCCCAGCTCCAGCGTAACCGGCGTCAAATGCTGAGCTGCTGCCGTCATTACGATTTTGCCTACGCCAACGCTCCCGGTAAAAAAGATATAATTGAGCTTCTCAGCCAGCAGCTCCGTGCTTACCGCTGCATCCCCCAATACCGTCGTTGCCCACTCCGGCTCAAAGGCTTCCGCTATGATCACCGCCAACGTATCGGCTACATTCGGTGCAAGCTCTGATGGCTTCAAAACGACGGTATTACCGGCTGCAATGGCTCCAATTAGTGGAACAAGCGCAAGCTGGACCGGATAGTTCCACGGTGCAATAACAGCTGCTACGCCATAGGGCTCAGAAATAACTTTGCTGGTGCTGCCTATATGCGTCATCGCTGTTTTGATGCGCCTCGGCTTCGCCCAGCCCCTTATATGCTTAATGGTATGCCTAAATTCCGTATAAATGAGGCCAAGCTCCATCGCATACGCATCAAACTCTGATTTATTTAAATCCGTCTTTAAAGCTGCCAGCAGCTTCTGCTCATGCTTTTGCATCACCTCACGCAGCTTTTCCAGCTTCTGAATACACGCATCAACCGAGCGTGTCTTGCCGCTTTCAAACCATTTTCTCTGCCCCGCAACGACTTCAGCCATCGTTATTGTTTTCATCATCTTGCATCCTTTCCTTGCAATGAACCCTGCTAAATAGAAATTTCTGTTAAGATAAAGGTAACTTGCTTTATAGTAGACTGCAAGTTATGCACTTTTAACTGATAAACTTGTAGGCTGGTAAATAAAGTACAGCAGCATAAAAAGCTTAAGCTATTATAACTGAAAGGAGAACTTATCATATGCCTCATTTATTATTTCGCGGTGTGCCTGCCCCTGGCTTGCGCAGCCTCGCTCCTGAGCTCGTTCAAGAGCTCGCCGTCCTCTGTGATTGCGGAGTAGACAATTTCACAATAGAGTGCCTTGCAACCACTTCTATTTACGGGGGGCTTGCCCATGATCGTTCGTTCCCTTTTATTGAAATTGGCTGGTTTGAGCGCGGACAGGAGGTCCGGGACCGCTTTGCCGCTATTGTACACCGTTATATGGAGAAGCTTGAGTCGGGGGAAGCAGAGATCGCATTTCGGACCTATAAAGAGAGTGCTTATTATATAGAGGGCAAGCCTTATAGCACCTGATAGCACATGCCTGCTGCTTGATTGGACAGGTTGTAAATGATGGTTTCATTTGGTAAGATGGACGGGTAACTATCTACAAAGCACAAATAACCCCTTACGCCAATAAGAGGTCAATAAGCTTTATATTTGTGCACCGACTACTAACCATGGGAGGTGATAGTAATGGCTAAAGACGTATTGTGCGAAGTCGACTCTTGCCGTCATTGGGTAGATGACAACAAATGCAGCGCTTCATCAATCTATATCGTTAGCAATAGCGCAGATATGGCGCACGAAGCGAGCGAAACAGATTGCCGAACTTTCGAAATTAAATAACTGATCTGATGGAAGGGATGTTGCGGTCCCTTCTTTCTTTATGTATTTTACCAATAATGATTATTATTATCAAGCATTTTAATTAATTTTTTTTGACCCTTAGAAGAAAGGGGCTTTCCTCCATGAAAAAATGTCCATTATGCGGCGGGCCAAACGGCTGCGCCATAGAAGCAGGGCTCGCGCCCCACTCCTGCTGGTGCTTCCGTGAGCGCGTTCCGCAAAGCCTGCTTGAACAAATACCGCCTGAACAGCGCAACCAGTCGTGCGTCTGCCAAAACTGCGTCAAACAAGGTGAAACGGCTGGCGCCATCCATTGGCGGGGCAGCGCGTTTCAGTCCGAGAAATAGAGAGACAGGATGAAAACATCATATCCTTTCCTATATTTCAAGGTGAAACGGCTGACGCCGTCCATTGGCGGGGCAGCGCGTTTCAGTCCGAGAAATAGAGAGACAGGATGAAAACATCATATCCTTTCCTATATTTCAAGGTGAAACGGCTGGCGCCATCCTTTGACGGCGCGGCGCGTTTCATTCCGAGAAATATAGAGAAGAGATCGACACATCATATCCCTTTCCTATATTTCAAGCGTAAACGACTGTCTCAATGCTTCAAATCGCCCCATATGCCATCATTTTCCGCTTGAATCGTTAAATACTTTTCCTCCAGCACTTGGGCTGGCAGCGGACGGCAATAATAGTAGCCTTGAATTTCCTTGCAGTCATGACTGGTCAGAAAATCGAGCTGCTCCTTCGTTTCAATGCCTTCCGCTATGACCTCCATTTTTAAATGCTTGGCCATGGAAATAATCGTGGCGACAATCGCTTGATCGCTCTCATCCGTTGTAATATCGATGATGAAGGAACGGTCTATTTTCAGCTTATATATTGGATAATGCTTTAAGTAGCTGAGCGAGCTGTAGCCCGTCCCGAAATCATCGAGGCTGATTTTAACGCCAGTGCTATTTAATTCATTTAATATCCCAATGGAATGCGAGGCGTCCATCATCATGCTCTCGGTAATTTCCAGCACTAGAAAGCTCGGATCAAGCCCCGTCTCTTCTAAAATGACATGAATTTGCTGAACCAGATTCGGCTGAAGAAACTGTCTTGCCGATAAATTGACGGATACCGATGCGAAAAAAACACCCTCATCATGCCACTTTTTCATTTGCCTGCAAGCCTCGCGCATCGTCCACTCGCCAATGCTGTAAATCAAGTCGCTTTCTTCAGCCACCGGAATGAATACACCAGGCGATATAATGCCTTTGGTAGGATGCTCCCATCTGATCAGCGCTTCAACGCCAATCATCCGATTGTCGGCGGAGCTGATTTGCGGCTGGTAGTACAATCTAAATTCCTCGCGCTCCATCGCCTTGCGCAGCTCGTTTTCCAGCTCCAGCCTGAGCTGCAGCTGCTCATTAAATTCATACGAATAAAACTGATACCCGTTTTTACCGTTGCGCTTCACTTCATACATCGCGGTATCGGCATTTTTAAGCAGTTGTACCGTATCCTGTCCATTGTCCGGATAGACGGCAATTCCAATGCTGACCGTCGTATAAAAATCGGTGTCCTTCAGGCGGTAGGGCTGCTGAATGGCAGCCGTAATCCTTCCTGCCAGCAGCGCAAGCTGCTGCTCATCCTGAAAGCGATTAATTAATAACGTAAATTCATCTCCTCCCATACGGGCTACTAAAGTTTCACTGTCTCTAACACAAGATTGAATACGACTGCCCATCTCCTTCAGGAACACATCCCCGTAGGCATGTCCAAGTGAATCGTTAATATTTTTGAAACGGTCAAGATCGAGCACCATGACGGCAAAACGGGAAATCTGCTTGCTCCCATCGTTAAAACCTGCACTACTGCGCTCAATCATTTTCGACAACTGCTGATTGAACTGGAGACGGTTCGGCAGACCGCTTAAAGAATCATGAAAAGTCTGGTGAATCATTTCGCGCTCTGCTTTTTTACGGGCGCTATTATCTCGTATGATCGTCAAAACCGCTGGACGGCCGTTATGGTCAATCATTTTACTCATCGTCTCAACCTCAAATACCTCATTGCGAAAGCTGATCAGCCTAATTTCCTCTATATTGGAGCGCTGCTTCGTCTGACGCATCATTTTTATTCGCTCGGCTACGATATCCCAATCACTCGGATGAATAAAGCGAAAAACATCCTGGCCAATCAGCTGTTCGCTGGTCCCGCCAATCGTTTGCTCAGCCACATCGTTAATGAACACGATTTTGGAGTCCTGATGAATAACAATGGGATCTATGTACAAGCCCAGCAGCTCGTTGTAACATGCCCTAATAGCTTCACTTTCCTTCTGCTGCCTAACCGATTCCGAACGATCCCGAATGAGAAGATGGCTGCCTAAGCTGCGGCTGCTTGCATCATAAGGGAGCTTATACAGCTCCCAACTGATAACTTCCCCATCTAAATCGTCAAAATATAAAAAATGGCGCTCGGAACAGGTGCCATCTGACCGGCTCAAAAATTGCTCAAGCCTTGCTCCCTCCTCCTCCGTTATTCGTCTCAGCTTTGACAATCTGGCTCCCGGAAGCAAATCGCGGATAGCCTCCCGCTG
This genomic window contains:
- a CDS encoding cysteine-rich CWC family protein; amino-acid sequence: MKKCPLCGGPNGCAIEAGLAPHSCWCFRERVPQSLLEQIPPEQRNQSCVCQNCVKQGETAGAIHWRGSAFQSEK
- a CDS encoding DUF1540 domain-containing protein codes for the protein MAKDVLCEVDSCRHWVDDNKCSASSIYIVSNSADMAHEASETDCRTFEIK
- a CDS encoding aldehyde dehydrogenase, with the translated sequence MMKTITMAEVVAGQRKWFESGKTRSVDACIQKLEKLREVMQKHEQKLLAALKTDLNKSEFDAYAMELGLIYTEFRHTIKHIRGWAKPRRIKTAMTHIGSTSKVISEPYGVAAVIAPWNYPVQLALVPLIGAIAAGNTVVLKPSELAPNVADTLAVIIAEAFEPEWATTVLGDAAVSTELLAEKLNYIFFTGSVGVGKIVMTAAAQHLTPVTLELGGKSPCIVHKDANLALAAKRIAFGKFTNAGQTCVAPDYLYVHREVKERFVKLLKAAIEELYGSEPLHNDSYTHIISDRHFARLADFMNDGRIIIGGEKDAGRRVITPTVLEGLDWQAPVMQEEIFGPLLPLLEFDSIEEVMSAVAARSHPLALYLFTESTAVQQQVTRGLSFGGGCINDTLMHMASPHLPIGGVGDSGMGSYHGEKTFYTFSHQKSLLKQTTRFDMPFRYPTSKWGKKLIRKLLR
- a CDS encoding DUF1904 family protein gives rise to the protein MPHLLFRGVPAPGLRSLAPELVQELAVLCDCGVDNFTIECLATTSIYGGLAHDRSFPFIEIGWFERGQEVRDRFAAIVHRYMEKLESGEAEIAFRTYKESAYYIEGKPYST
- a CDS encoding sensor histidine kinase, whose amino-acid sequence is MKKLGQLNTLRNQILIGFMLVMVIVLASVGYFMYGQVSVLLRNSAEKHIQQTAVQAMGKLDVLLGQIDTLTAQVATNASIQRLLTREIAGKPIRFEERQSLQQEARKYEAYVTGIRALEMYSSDYRRLFPLDDISLESRVPKEWIEQADSGKGRLVWLGFDPQDANVVIAIRHIRLVDRSFIHAGYLVVHIEKSYFELTAAVTENENETREHMALFDGAGQEIFSDLAMDAGEGNILNHGGETITVGDESYIAIEQQSKETGWKLAILTPVNYATAGISVLRTAILVSGAVGGLLFLVLSFILSTMITRPILNLIKAMRGARLGTLKANPNTASTMEINELNNTYNQMVDSLNELIEVVYQKEIIQSRTELKALQAQINPHFLFNTLEAFYWELDDKGEEDLAQIVVAMSGLFRYVINRTEDDEWVTIGDEMDHAERYLRIMEMRMVDRLSWRIEAAEACRTVPVPKLLIQPLVENAILHGIEQRLGPGTVVLRAEPSSREGFTRVIITDDGPGMDAAAVESLQAFMKEGYASSFKGTGVGVSNVERRLRLYYHAAGSGLDIASEPGCGTSVTFEIPNKLEGNGINEDHLNRR
- a CDS encoding EAL domain-containing protein yields the protein MDYWKKSLPNMYKQFPEPIITIGENGFILHMNEAAKKYQREAIRDLLPGARLSKLRRITEEEGARLEQFLSRSDGTCSERHFLYFDDLDGEVISWELYKLPYDASSRSLGSHLLIRDRSESVRQQKESEAIRACYNELLGLYIDPIVIHQDSKIVFINDVAEQTIGGTSEQLIGQDVFRFIHPSDWDIVAERIKMMRQTKQRSNIEEIRLISFRNEVFEVETMSKMIDHNGRPAVLTIIRDNSARKKAEREMIHQTFHDSLSGLPNRLQFNQQLSKMIERSSAGFNDGSKQISRFAVMVLDLDRFKNINDSLGHAYGDVFLKEMGSRIQSCVRDSETLVARMGGDEFTLLINRFQDEQQLALLAGRITAAIQQPYRLKDTDFYTTVSIGIAVYPDNGQDTVQLLKNADTAMYEVKRNGKNGYQFYSYEFNEQLQLRLELENELRKAMEREEFRLYYQPQISSADNRMIGVEALIRWEHPTKGIISPGVFIPVAEESDLIYSIGEWTMREACRQMKKWHDEGVFFASVSVNLSARQFLQPNLVQQIHVILEETGLDPSFLVLEITESMMMDASHSIGILNELNSTGVKISLDDFGTGYSSLSYLKHYPIYKLKIDRSFIIDITTDESDQAIVATIISMAKHLKMEVIAEGIETKEQLDFLTSHDCKEIQGYYYCRPLPAQVLEEKYLTIQAENDGIWGDLKH